DNA sequence from the Candidatus Sulfuricurvum sp. RIFRC-1 genome:
GCGATGGTGTCAGTGATGGTGTGGATGATGTTAAGCGTGTAATTCGCGGGACCAATAACTAATCCCGCATCCTCTTTAGCACGCCAATACTTCGATAATGTCTACACCCTTAGGTACGAGACACAAAAAACTATACGTGTCATCTCCGAGGGTCTCATAACTGTGCGCTACCCCAGCAGGGATCAGCAACACATCTCCCGCTCCCGCTTCAATCGTTTTATCTCCGATCACTACACGTGCGCGACCGCTTAGGACGTACTGTTCATGTTCAACACTGTTGGTATGCAGAGGCATATGACCTCCTGCGGCGATGGTAAAGTTACGCATGGCAAATGTGGGGGATTCATCGGGTGAGAGGAGCATTTTCATACTTACCCCTTTGCCCGCTTTTTGGGGAGTTGCTTCGATGGTGTCGATGTGTTTGTGTAAGAACATAAGTGCCTCGTAATGGTTGATTACGTAAGGGTATCGTAGAATTGTTTTAGGGGAGTTAAAAAAAAGAACCTCCGCTTACGCGCGAAGGTTTAACCATGATGGAGGATTGTCGAAACTGAGTTCACTTTCGTGCCAGTCGGTCTTTTCGCCGTTACGTGCGTGCAGTTGTCCGCCGATAAGGGTGTACTGCAATCCTGTGACGTTGCTGGTAAGCTTTTTACCTTCTTTTAATGCTTCTAAAACGGCTTCTTTGCTTTCCATGGGTGTTCCTTTTAAATCGGCTCGGAAAAACACCTATCAGTGTCTTAGTAAAATGATTTAGTAGATGGGCTTTGTTTGGATTAATGATATCAGTTAATAGTGGGCAGAAAAATCTGCCCGGAGGAAGAAGTTACAGTGCAGTAACGTTTTCTGCTTGTGGACCTTTTTCACCTTGACCTACAGTGTAAGTCACTTTTTGACCTTCGTCAAGAGAAACACGGCCATAACCAGTGCTGTTGATTTGACGGAAATGTACGAATACATCTTTCCCGCCGTTATCTTGTTGGATAAATCCAAAACCTTTTTCGCTGTTGAACCATTTAACTGTTCCGTTTAGTACTTCTGCCATAATAGACCCTTTTTGTTGTTATACACTTCGTTGCCGAGGTGGTCGAAAATATAAAGTGGAGTATTCTTATGGTAGATCGTACTGTTAACTAAAAGGTCTTCAATAAAAAGCAAACCAAAGATGAAACTCTAAATCATCTTTCTATAGAGAGTATTGTAGCTGAAAAAAAACTTAATAGCAAGGAAAAATGTTAAACTTTAGATTGGACGGTGATTTTCGTCGCTTCGAAGAGTTCTGCCGCTTTTTGGATCATTGGCTCTTTGAGTACATCACTGCCGTCAAACTCTTTGACACTGCTCTCATCGCATTGACTGACACAGCTTCCAACCCCTATTTCGGCATCTTCAACCATCGAAGCGGGCTCGGGGAAATTCTCTTCACTCTGGGTATCAACGCTAATAGGTGTCTCAGCTTCAGGAGGTGGTGGAGGGGCGAGTTCTTCCGAAGTTTTAGTACACCCCTGAGATTTGATCTGTGTATCGATACCGTAGATCTCTCTTACAAATTGGCGGATGATTCCAAAACTGTTTTTGAGAAGTTCTTTATCCTCACCCTCTGCACAGCTTTCCCATGTAAGGGTATCATTGTCGAAGGATAGGAATGTAACATTGTTCTTAAAACAGATTCCAAGCTCGGCACTTCGGTCACTGATCCGCTCACACAGTTGCTCGTAAGGGGATTTTACCGCAGGCGGTGTCGGGGTGACGTGGATGGTCGGTGCTTCACTCACACTTACGGCAACCGAAGCTTTTGCAGGTGCGTGGGATACGCGCGATTCGAGAGATTCAATCATCTCATCGATCTCTTTGATCTTGAGGGCTTCGATCATTTTAAAGAGGACAAGGCTCACGACAAATCCGCCGTCTGCGTTGATCGCGAAAAGGGTTTTTGCATCGCTGAGGATTCGGAAAAAACGTTCGATCACGAGGGGGCTGAAACGGTGATCCCCCTCATACAAACGCTCTTTGAGGTAAGCGATCAGTTCATCGATCACCATTTCTGACTCATACGCTTCGAGTTCTTGGAGCATTTGTATCAATGTCGTGCGGTCTTTGGCGAAAATGGCATCAAAAAGACGGCTGATATAATCGGGATCGAGAAGCCCCAGCATATCGGCAATGGTTTTGACATCCACAAACCCTTTGGAGTAGATGATTGCCTGATCCATGAGGGTAAGGGTATCGCGTAGGCTTCCTGAACCGCTGCGCGCCAAAATATCGAGGGCTTCGGCTTGGTACTCGATATTCTCCAAATGGAGGATGTGGCTGAGATGGTGGACGATGTTCGGGTGGCTGATCCGTTTGAACCGAAAATGCTGTGTACGGCTCAAAATGGTCGGCGGAAGTTTGAGCGGATCGGTGGTTGCCAAAATAAATTTGACGTATTCCGGCGGCTCTTCGAGGGTTTTGAGGAGGGCATTGTGCGCCTCTTTGGTGAGCATGTGCACTTCATCAATGATAAAAATCTTGACCTTGGCGCTGGCAGGACGGTATTTGGTATGTTCGATCAGATCGCGGATATCATCGATTTTACGGCTGGAAGCGGCGTCCATCTCAATGATGTCGATATGACGACCCTCGTTTGCCATCACACAGTGGCTGCACACGTCACACGGAGCCGAAGTCGGGCCGTTCTCACAAATGAGTGATTTAGCAAAAATCCGTGCGGTAGAAGTTTTACCCGATCCGCGTAAACCTGAGAACAGATAGGCGTGAGAGAGCCGCCCCGAATCGAGGGCCAGAGAGAGGGTTTGGGAAATACTCTCTTGCCCGATGAGCTCTTCGAAACGTCGAGGACGGTATTTGAGTGCAAGTACTTCGGATGTGCCCAATTGAGACCTCTTTGCTTTTGAGTAAGTGAGTTTACCGTGGTTACGATAAATTTTAGATTACAGTGACAGCCACTCTTTGGCAACGCGGCGAAGCCCTTCGGGATTTTCGGAGGCAAAAAATTTGAGGCTGGTTTCCTCAAATCGTTTCGTAAAATCGTAATGGCTCTCTAAATATTCGACGATCGCTTCACCCGAGTGGATAAGGGTGCTTTTCCCTTCGAAATAGTTGTTAATCGCAGTAGCAACGAGTGGAAAATGGGTGCATCCAAGGATAACCGCATCGGGTCTTTTGTTTAATGAACCGAAATAATGATGCAATGCGCTTTGGAGTACTTCACCCTCATAGAGTCCTTCTTCGACGATAGGA
Encoded proteins:
- a CDS encoding cupin domain-containing protein, encoding MFLHKHIDTIEATPQKAGKGVSMKMLLSPDESPTFAMRNFTIAAGGHMPLHTNSVEHEQYVLSGRARVVIGDKTIEAGAGDVLLIPAGVAHSYETLGDDTYSFLCLVPKGVDIIEVLAC
- a CDS encoding cold-shock protein, giving the protein MAEVLNGTVKWFNSEKGFGFIQQDNGGKDVFVHFRQINSTGYGRVSLDEGQKVTYTVGQGEKGPQAENVTAL
- a CDS encoding DNA polymerase III subunit gamma/tau — protein: MGTSEVLALKYRPRRFEELIGQESISQTLSLALDSGRLSHAYLFSGLRGSGKTSTARIFAKSLICENGPTSAPCDVCSHCVMANEGRHIDIIEMDAASSRKIDDIRDLIEHTKYRPASAKVKIFIIDEVHMLTKEAHNALLKTLEEPPEYVKFILATTDPLKLPPTILSRTQHFRFKRISHPNIVHHLSHILHLENIEYQAEALDILARSGSGSLRDTLTLMDQAIIYSKGFVDVKTIADMLGLLDPDYISRLFDAIFAKDRTTLIQMLQELEAYESEMVIDELIAYLKERLYEGDHRFSPLVIERFFRILSDAKTLFAINADGGFVVSLVLFKMIEALKIKEIDEMIESLESRVSHAPAKASVAVSVSEAPTIHVTPTPPAVKSPYEQLCERISDRSAELGICFKNNVTFLSFDNDTLTWESCAEGEDKELLKNSFGIIRQFVREIYGIDTQIKSQGCTKTSEELAPPPPPEAETPISVDTQSEENFPEPASMVEDAEIGVGSCVSQCDESSVKEFDGSDVLKEPMIQKAAELFEATKITVQSKV